The proteins below are encoded in one region of Micromonospora yangpuensis:
- a CDS encoding lytic polysaccharide monooxygenase, translating into MNRRRTALIATGLGGLPVLLTLTLTGQAGAHGSMQSPASRTYTCFLEGAESPDSAACRAAIATGGTQAVYDWHEVNIANAAGNHRQLIPDGRLCSANRDKYRGFDLTRADWPATALPSGGTWSFAYRATAAHRGTFQLYLTRTGYDPTRPLRWADLELFHTATDPTLSDGAYRMTARLPQRAGRHLVYSIWQRSDSPEAFYTCSDVTFGGTPPPTPPPPTTTPPTFPPPPTTAPPTFPPPPTTAPPTFPPPPTTAPPTTAPPTFPPSPTTAPPPTSTAPPTFPPSPTTAPPPGPSTWRANVAYAVDALVSYAGRTYRCRQAHTSLTGWEPPNVPALWLPVST; encoded by the coding sequence ATGAATCGACGCCGTACCGCACTGATCGCCACCGGGCTCGGTGGCCTCCCCGTCCTGCTCACGCTCACCCTGACCGGCCAGGCCGGGGCGCACGGCAGCATGCAGTCCCCGGCCAGCCGGACGTACACCTGTTTCCTGGAGGGGGCGGAGAGCCCGGACTCCGCCGCCTGCCGCGCGGCGATCGCCACCGGCGGCACCCAGGCGGTGTACGACTGGCACGAGGTCAACATCGCCAACGCCGCCGGCAACCACCGGCAGCTCATCCCGGACGGCCGGCTGTGCAGCGCCAACCGGGACAAGTACCGCGGCTTCGACCTGACCCGCGCCGACTGGCCGGCCACCGCACTGCCCTCCGGCGGCACCTGGAGCTTCGCCTACCGGGCCACCGCCGCGCACCGGGGCACCTTCCAGCTGTACCTCACCCGCACCGGGTACGACCCGACCCGGCCGTTGCGCTGGGCCGACCTGGAACTGTTCCACACCGCCACCGATCCGACGCTCAGTGACGGGGCGTACCGGATGACCGCCCGACTGCCCCAGCGTGCCGGGCGACACCTGGTCTACTCCATCTGGCAACGCTCGGACAGCCCGGAGGCCTTCTACACCTGCTCCGACGTCACCTTCGGCGGCACACCCCCGCCCACTCCCCCGCCGCCCACCACCACACCCCCGACGTTTCCCCCGCCGCCGACCACCGCCCCACCGACGTTTCCCCCGCCGCCGACCACCGCCCCACCGACGTTTCCCCCGCCGCCCACCACCGCCCCACCGACCACCGCGCCGCCCACGTTTCCTCCGTCGCCGACCACCGCGCCGCCGCCGACCAGCACCGCGCCGCCTACGTTTCCCCCGTCGCCGACCACCGCGCCGCCGCCGGGTCCGTCGACCTGGCGGGCGAACGTGGCGTACGCGGTCGACGCCCTGGTCAGCTACGCCGGCCGGACGTACCGCTGCCGGCAGGCACACACCTCGCTCACCGGCTGGGAACCACCAAACGTGCCGGCGCTCTGGCTACCGGTATCCACCTGA
- a CDS encoding glycosyl hydrolase family 18 protein: MKRSLRRALWVGAVVAVTVATVPVAAASGAGSVTATFTRAQDWGTGHETKVTVTNGSTASVATWRIEFELPAGTTISSSWDADVTASGSRYVAVKKSWAGALAPGASFSWGYNGTGAYRAPVSCTVNGVSCGGGTTPTTPPTTTPPTTAPPTTPPTTPPPTTPPDPGGKKVVGYFAQWGVYGRNYHVKNIHTSGSAAKLTHILYAFGNTTGGRCTIGDSYADYEKAYTAADSVDGVADTWDQPLRGSFNQLRKLKKMYPHLKVIWSFGGWTWSGGFTQAAQNPTAFANSCYSLVEDPRWADVFDGIDIDWEYPNACGLTCDASGPNAFKNVASALRTRFGSSALVTAAITADGSNGGKIDATDYAGAASHLNWIMPMTYDYFGAFAPQGPTAPHSPLTSYTGIPQQGFWSDAAIQKLKSKGIPANKLLLGIGFYGRGWTGVTQSTPGGTATGPAPGTYEQGIEDYKVLKNTCPATGTVGGTAYAKCGSNWWSYDTPSTIGGKMTYAKNQSLGGAFFWELSGDTSNGELITAIRSGLT; encoded by the coding sequence ATGAAGAGATCGCTCCGCCGCGCCCTCTGGGTCGGCGCCGTGGTCGCGGTGACCGTGGCGACGGTCCCGGTGGCCGCCGCCTCCGGCGCCGGCAGTGTCACCGCGACCTTCACCAGGGCGCAGGACTGGGGGACCGGCCACGAGACCAAGGTGACCGTCACCAACGGCTCGACCGCCTCGGTCGCCACCTGGCGCATCGAGTTCGAGCTGCCCGCCGGCACCACCATCAGCAGCTCCTGGGACGCCGACGTCACCGCCAGCGGCAGCCGCTACGTGGCGGTGAAGAAGAGCTGGGCCGGCGCGCTCGCCCCCGGCGCGTCGTTCAGCTGGGGATACAACGGCACCGGGGCGTACCGTGCACCCGTGAGCTGCACCGTCAACGGCGTCTCCTGCGGCGGCGGGACCACCCCGACCACCCCGCCGACGACGACGCCACCCACCACCGCGCCGCCGACCACGCCACCCACCACGCCGCCACCGACCACCCCACCGGACCCCGGCGGCAAGAAGGTCGTCGGCTACTTCGCCCAGTGGGGTGTCTACGGCCGCAACTACCACGTGAAGAACATCCACACCAGCGGCTCGGCCGCCAAGCTCACCCACATCCTGTACGCCTTCGGCAACACCACCGGCGGCCGGTGCACCATCGGCGACAGCTACGCCGACTACGAGAAGGCCTACACCGCGGCCGACAGTGTCGACGGGGTCGCCGACACCTGGGACCAGCCGCTGCGCGGCAGCTTCAACCAGCTGCGCAAGCTCAAGAAGATGTACCCGCACCTGAAGGTGATCTGGTCCTTCGGCGGCTGGACCTGGTCCGGCGGCTTCACCCAGGCCGCGCAGAACCCGACCGCCTTCGCCAACAGCTGCTACAGCCTGGTCGAGGACCCGCGCTGGGCCGACGTCTTCGACGGCATCGACATCGACTGGGAGTACCCGAACGCCTGCGGCCTGACCTGTGACGCCAGCGGCCCGAACGCCTTCAAGAACGTGGCCTCCGCGCTGCGGACCCGGTTCGGCTCCTCGGCGCTGGTCACCGCCGCCATCACCGCGGACGGCAGCAACGGCGGCAAGATCGACGCCACCGACTACGCCGGCGCGGCCAGCCACCTCAACTGGATCATGCCGATGACCTACGACTACTTCGGCGCGTTCGCCCCGCAGGGCCCCACCGCCCCGCACTCGCCGCTGACCTCGTACACCGGCATCCCGCAGCAGGGCTTCTGGTCCGACGCGGCGATCCAGAAGCTCAAGAGCAAGGGCATCCCGGCCAACAAGCTGCTGCTCGGCATCGGCTTCTACGGCCGGGGCTGGACCGGGGTCACCCAGAGCACCCCGGGCGGCACCGCCACCGGGCCCGCCCCCGGCACCTACGAGCAGGGCATCGAGGACTACAAGGTGCTCAAGAACACCTGCCCGGCCACCGGCACCGTCGGCGGCACCGCGTACGCCAAGTGCGGCAGCAACTGGTGGAGCTACGACACCCCGTCGACCATCGGCGGCAAGATGACGTACGCCAAGAACCAGAGCCTCGGCGGCGCGTTCTTCTGGGAGCTCTCCGGCGACACCAGCAACGGCGAGCTGATCACCGCCATCCGCTCCGGCCTCACCTGA